A single window of Bacillota bacterium DNA harbors:
- the tsaA gene encoding tRNA (N6-threonylcarbamoyladenosine(37)-N6)-methyltransferase TrmO, whose product MRLISIGTIHSPYKTLDDAPHQGRYSDKQVELEINPEYVEGLKDIDGASHLIVLYWFHLARRDTLQSRTPFSPDPKGVFACRSPSRPNPIAFCVVELLRREGNRLFVKGIEAVEGTPLLDIKPYSSDLDSFAGVKIGWFKKEKEE is encoded by the coding sequence ATGAGACTAATTTCTATCGGTACCATCCATAGTCCTTACAAGACGCTTGACGATGCACCACACCAGGGGCGCTATTCCGACAAACAGGTTGAGTTGGAAATCAATCCCGAATATGTCGAGGGCCTCAAGGATATAGACGGCGCATCACACCTGATCGTTCTGTACTGGTTTCACCTGGCCAGAAGGGATACGCTTCAAAGCAGAACACCTTTCAGCCCGGATCCCAAGGGAGTTTTTGCCTGCCGCTCACCATCGCGGCCCAACCCGATTGCTTTCTGCGTCGTCGAACTGTTGCGCCGTGAAGGCAACCGGTTGTTTGTCAAAGGGATTGAAGCCGTGGAAGGTACACCTCTGCTGGATATAAAGCCTTATTCCAGCGATCTGGATAGCTTTGCAGGGGTCAAGATAGGCTGGTTCAAAAAAGAGAAGGAGGAATGA
- a CDS encoding nitrogenase reductase: MPKVLVCGRGGSGKSTVVTMIAAILGERGKVLVVDTDESNLGLGKMLGIRTPEKTLMNELGGRKVASEQLRAALKSNFTEVISMFPEERSIDQLPPGSVSWSGPVGLLQIGKIEHSHEGCACPMGSLARDFLNKLQSGSDEWVIVDTEAGVEHFGRGVFEGVDAVLMIVDPSHEAVLLTEKAATLAEEAGKAFSVILNKTDAGTESYLKEMLEPLKIDIAGVIPYSPQISEANLKGRALPADSYREGLEKMIEKTILGLAASE; this comes from the coding sequence ATGCCAAAGGTACTTGTATGTGGTCGGGGAGGAAGTGGTAAAAGTACTGTCGTTACGATGATTGCAGCCATTCTGGGAGAAAGGGGCAAGGTTCTGGTGGTTGACACCGATGAATCAAATCTTGGGCTGGGCAAGATGCTCGGTATCCGGACTCCGGAAAAAACCCTTATGAATGAACTGGGCGGCAGAAAAGTTGCCTCGGAGCAGCTCAGAGCGGCTCTGAAAAGCAACTTTACGGAAGTAATCAGCATGTTTCCGGAAGAAAGAAGCATCGACCAGCTTCCCCCGGGAAGTGTATCCTGGAGCGGCCCCGTAGGTCTGCTTCAGATCGGGAAAATTGAACACAGTCATGAAGGATGCGCCTGCCCCATGGGTTCGCTTGCACGAGATTTTTTAAACAAATTGCAGAGTGGTTCGGACGAGTGGGTGATCGTGGATACGGAAGCGGGAGTGGAGCATTTCGGCAGGGGTGTATTCGAGGGCGTTGATGCAGTATTGATGATTGTCGATCCTTCTCATGAGGCGGTGTTATTGACTGAAAAAGCGGCAACATTGGCAGAGGAGGCGGGCAAGGCTTTTTCCGTGATACTCAACAAAACCGACGCCGGAACGGAGTCTTATTTGAAGGAAATGTTGGAACCGCTGAAGATAGATATCGCCGGAGTTATACCGTATTCACCCCAAATTTCCGAAGCAAATTTGAAGGGCAGGGCTCTGCCGGCGGACTCTTACCGGGAGGGGTTGGAAAAGATGATCGAAAAAACAATTCTCGGCCTTGCCGCATCCGAATAA